A stretch of Ipomoea triloba cultivar NCNSP0323 chromosome 13, ASM357664v1 DNA encodes these proteins:
- the LOC116001697 gene encoding probable pectate lyase P59 — MKGYCFFLFVVTLAAIIPASVGHIAEFDEVWRRRATEAWENAQKAYEPNPHNISATLNFEVRRTLVEANDLTASMENSTTRHLLGSKKYHGPCNATNPIDRCWRCHADWATNRKRLADCGMGFGYKTKGGKNGQFYTVTDSSDDPKNPKQGTLRYGVIQKKALWIIFGRDMTIRLHQEMIMQGDKTIDGRGAQVHIIGGAGITIQFVKNVIIHGIHIRDIVEGNGGMIRDAIDHFGLRTKSDGDGISIFGSSNVWIDHVSMKNCYDGLIDAIEASTAITISNSHFTDHNDVMLFGANDFSPKDEVMQVTIAFNHFGKRLVQRMPRCRYGYIHVVNNDYTHWNMYAIGGSAHPTIISQGNRFIAPLDIHKREITHRAAGTPAEWKQWTWRSQGDIFMNGAFFVQSGDPNFMSKHNELYDGVQTFKAEEVTWLTRFAGALTCRQGSAC, encoded by the exons ATGAAGGGATATTGTTTCTTCTTGTTTGTGGTTACTCTTGCAGCGATAATTCCCGCATCGGTTGGTCACATTGCTGAGTTCGATGAGGTGTGGCGGAGGCGAGCAACTGAAGCCTGGGAAAATGCCCAAAAGGCTTATGAGCCCAATCCACATAACATTTCAGCTACCTTGAATTTCGAAGTtcgaag GACACTAGTAGAAGCGAACGATTTGACGGCATCAATGGAGAACAGCACAACGAGGCATCTTCTGGGTTCAAAAAAGTACCACGGGCCGTGTAATGCCACAAATCCGATCGACCGTTGCTGGCGTTGCCACGCCGATTGGGCTACCAACCGGAAGAGGTTAGCGGATTGCGGAATGGGGTTTGGGTACAAAACCAAAGGCGGCAAGAACGGGCAGTTCTACACCGTTACCGACAGCTCCGATGATCCAAAAAACCCCAAACAGGGAACCCTCCGATACGGGGTCATTCAAAAGAAAGCGTTGTGGATAATCTTCGGACGTGACATGACCATCAGGCTCCACCAGGAGATGATCATGCAAGGTGATAAGACGATCGATGGGCGTGGGGCCCAAGTCCACATTATTGGTGGGGCGGGGATAACCATTCAGTTCGTGAAGAACGTGATCATCCACGGGATCCACATCCGCGACATCGTGGAAGGTAATGGTGGCATGATACGAGATGCCATCGACCACTTTGGACTGCGAACCAAGAGCGACGGCGACGGCATCTCCATCTTCGGTTCTTCCAATGTTTGGATCGACCATGTGTCCATGAAGAACTGTTACGACGGGCTTATTGATGCGATCGAAGCATCCACGGCCATCACAATTTCGAATAGCCACTTCACGGATCATAATGATGTGATGCTGTTCGGTGCGAATGATTTTTCCCCCAAAGATGAGGTGATGCAAGTCACCATTGCATTCAACCACTTCGGGAAGAGATTGGTGCAGAGGATGCCGAGATGCCGGTACGGATACATCCATGTGGTGAACAACGATTACACACACTGGAACATGTACGCCATTGGAGGGAGTGCTCACCCCACCATCATTAGTCAGGGCAACCGATTCATCGCTCCTCTTGACATACACAAAAGAGAGATAACTCATAGAGCTGCGGGGACTCCTGCAGAATGGAAGCAGTGGACATGGAGATCACAGGGAGATATATTTATGAACGGAGCTTTCTTTGTCCAGTCGGGAGATCCAAATTTCATGTCAAAGCACAATGAATTGTACGATGGGGTACAGACATTCAAGGCTGAGGAAGTGACTTGGCTTACTAGGTTCGCAGGGGCGCTTACTTGCAGGCAAGGATCGGCCTGTTAG